Proteins from a genomic interval of Desulfovibrio piger:
- a CDS encoding DUF47 domain-containing protein, with protein MFASLLPKSAPFFEMLLEQNSHLRHMSRLLLAMLEDLSKMDEAHKEIALIEEEADKLHVRIIRDLSQTFITPIDREDILRINQEQEEALDGLHTLSTRLHIFEFPTMRFPAVQLVRTICSMLELTGEMLDGLTRREDCHKTRAFRYLRGECDMLLAVGLAELMDDQQEITPARLMNIMKWSQAYDRISMLLENVNNLAETIEEAVLKNV; from the coding sequence ATGTTCGCATCCCTGCTTCCCAAGTCCGCTCCGTTCTTTGAAATGCTGCTGGAGCAAAACAGCCATTTGCGCCACATGTCGCGACTGTTGCTCGCCATGCTGGAGGACCTGTCCAAGATGGACGAGGCCCACAAGGAGATCGCCCTGATCGAGGAAGAGGCGGACAAACTCCATGTGCGCATCATCCGCGACCTGTCGCAGACCTTCATCACGCCCATCGACCGTGAGGACATCCTGCGCATCAACCAGGAACAGGAAGAGGCTCTGGACGGCCTGCACACCCTGAGCACCCGTCTGCACATCTTCGAGTTCCCCACCATGCGCTTCCCCGCCGTGCAGCTGGTGCGCACCATCTGCTCCATGCTGGAGCTGACCGGCGAGATGCTGGACGGCCTGACCCGGCGTGAGGACTGCCACAAGACGCGCGCCTTCCGCTACCTGCGCGGCGAGTGCGACATGCTGCTGGCCGTGGGACTGGCCGAGCTCATGGACGACCAGCAGGAGATCACCCCCGCCCGGCTCATGAACATCATGAAGTGGAGCCAGGCTTACGACCGCATCAGCATGCTTCTGGAAAACGTCAATAATCTGGCTGAAACCATCGAAGAAGCGGTGCTGAAGAATGTTTGA
- a CDS encoding protein jag, whose amino-acid sequence MDGFKEFQGKNLDAAIQEACSYYNAAREKLEIEIVQDAKSGIFGIVGARKAKIRARRAALREAVESVLGKKRCDVRLERPSLGREEAPRRPAEKVSPAAREESVAAPAAPAPEEARKEAAPAEERPARKDEKAEKSEKPARADKAERQEKPAENARQPRGRGRGRDQARAAAAAEAPAEEAPAENAAPEAGNRRGEGRRARPRPSVRGEGEGRRRQRPQAPAVPAPVENTENVLDEVEESLPFTPVEELDPQRLEALTKEAVRQLVRPIVGEEVTLEVTVADGRVRVAVDCEEDSGLLIGREGQTLASLQYLASRVVSRGMNAAVRVQLDAGRYRQRQDEKLREMALALAEKVRQTGRSYSTRPLSSYHRRIVHLCLQDAEEVQTRSSGDGPMKRVVIMRRRPERS is encoded by the coding sequence ATGGACGGATTCAAAGAGTTTCAGGGTAAGAATCTGGATGCCGCCATTCAGGAGGCCTGCAGCTATTACAATGCCGCCCGCGAAAAGCTGGAGATTGAGATAGTTCAGGACGCCAAGAGCGGCATTTTTGGTATCGTGGGGGCCCGCAAGGCCAAGATCCGTGCGCGCCGTGCCGCTCTGCGCGAAGCCGTGGAGAGCGTCCTCGGCAAGAAGCGCTGCGATGTCCGGCTGGAACGGCCGTCCCTGGGCCGTGAGGAAGCGCCCCGTCGCCCTGCCGAAAAGGTGTCCCCTGCCGCCCGCGAGGAAAGCGTGGCCGCTCCGGCCGCGCCCGCCCCGGAAGAGGCGCGCAAGGAGGCCGCTCCTGCTGAAGAACGGCCCGCCCGCAAGGACGAGAAGGCTGAGAAGAGCGAAAAGCCCGCCCGGGCCGACAAGGCCGAACGGCAGGAAAAGCCCGCCGAGAACGCCCGTCAGCCCCGTGGCCGCGGTCGTGGCCGTGACCAGGCCCGTGCCGCCGCTGCGGCCGAAGCCCCGGCCGAGGAAGCCCCTGCCGAAAATGCGGCTCCTGAAGCCGGCAACCGCCGCGGCGAGGGCCGCCGCGCCCGTCCCCGTCCTTCCGTGCGCGGTGAGGGCGAAGGCCGCCGCCGCCAGCGTCCGCAGGCCCCGGCCGTGCCCGCGCCTGTGGAGAACACCGAAAACGTGCTGGATGAAGTGGAGGAGAGCCTGCCCTTCACCCCTGTGGAGGAACTGGACCCCCAGCGTCTCGAAGCCCTGACCAAGGAAGCCGTGCGCCAGCTCGTCCGCCCCATCGTGGGCGAGGAAGTGACGCTGGAAGTGACCGTGGCCGACGGCCGTGTGCGCGTGGCCGTGGACTGTGAGGAAGATTCCGGCCTGCTCATCGGGCGCGAGGGCCAGACCCTGGCCTCCCTGCAGTATCTGGCTTCGCGCGTGGTCTCGCGCGGCATGAACGCCGCCGTGCGCGTGCAGCTGGATGCCGGACGCTACCGCCAGCGCCAGGACGAGAAGCTGCGCGAGATGGCCCTGGCCCTGGCTGAAAAGGTGCGCCAGACCGGCCGCTCCTATTCCACCCGTCCGCTCAGCTCCTATCATCGCCGCATCGTGCATCTTTGCCTGCAGGATGCCGAGGAAGTGCAGACCCGCAGTTCCGGTGATGGTCCCATGAAGCGGGTCGTCATCATGCGCCGCCGTCCCGAGCGTTCCTGA
- a CDS encoding HD domain-containing protein — protein MSIFTTSTPVIGTPENGEWPLVHPLACLPEPALESPTQGSIPDDAACMALWDKYGMLDNIRAHSRMVAHIATELAQRARAAGFPVNVAAVRASAMLHDIAKTYSVLHGGSHAQLGASWVVAETRNHALAQGVLLHVHWPWAVPEQEPERLFSIPFFVIYADKRVKHDQCVPLRQRYEDLLVRYGHTEKARKGIRLSWQQGECIERAFEAHLGYAIHEDSFDSGRLVQRA, from the coding sequence ATGTCCATCTTCACCACATCCACTCCCGTCATCGGCACGCCGGAAAACGGCGAATGGCCTCTGGTGCACCCGCTGGCCTGCCTGCCCGAACCGGCCCTGGAGTCCCCCACGCAGGGCAGCATCCCCGACGATGCCGCCTGCATGGCCCTTTGGGACAAATATGGCATGCTGGACAATATCCGCGCCCATTCGCGCATGGTGGCCCATATCGCCACCGAGCTGGCCCAGCGGGCCCGCGCGGCCGGGTTCCCGGTCAATGTGGCCGCTGTGCGCGCCAGCGCCATGCTGCACGACATCGCCAAGACCTACAGCGTCCTGCACGGCGGCAGCCATGCCCAGCTGGGGGCCAGCTGGGTGGTGGCCGAGACCCGCAACCATGCCTTGGCGCAGGGCGTGCTGCTGCACGTCCACTGGCCCTGGGCCGTCCCGGAGCAGGAGCCCGAGCGCCTGTTCTCCATCCCGTTTTTCGTGATCTACGCTGACAAGCGGGTCAAGCACGACCAGTGCGTGCCCCTGCGCCAGCGCTATGAAGACCTGCTGGTGCGTTACGGCCATACGGAAAAGGCCCGCAAGGGCATCCGCCTTTCGTGGCAGCAGGGCGAATGTATCGAACGCGCCTTCGAGGCGCATCTGGGGTATGCCATCCATGAAGATTCTTTTGATAGCGGGCGGCTGGTCCAGCGAGCGTGA
- a CDS encoding RNA pseudouridine synthase encodes MDALHQDCHVADAALAGQRLDAALAVVLEALGRPVPGLRGRRRLLEEGRVRVNGRQAPAAYRVRQGDSISLFPALPEVFPDPAAGGEAPRALSRQGRWQAFFKPAGWHSVSLAGGSGRSLEAAIPSLWPEGAVPSAWALLQRLDARTSGIVCAAVADDAGGLDATVQDFRQAEAGGRCCKGYLALLSGCLEQEACVRRALDMAQRRVVRVLDAETADATRWTWFRPLYRWQGESCRAFARELCRSFSLSIPSLPDSLTLAGCTIHRGARHQIRAHAAALGHALWLDGLYASSLPQSSEDGQGYFFLHHGALHLPEARWLLPPDWLPEGEIAAAGRKWLENDFMDTV; translated from the coding sequence ATGGACGCCCTGCACCAAGACTGTCATGTGGCCGATGCCGCCCTTGCCGGCCAGCGGCTGGACGCGGCCCTGGCCGTGGTACTGGAAGCCCTGGGCCGGCCTGTGCCCGGCCTGCGCGGCCGTCGGCGCCTGCTGGAAGAAGGGCGGGTGCGGGTCAACGGCCGTCAGGCCCCCGCCGCCTACCGTGTCCGTCAGGGCGACAGTATCAGCCTTTTCCCGGCTCTCCCGGAAGTTTTTCCTGATCCTGCTGCCGGTGGAGAAGCTCCCCGTGCGCTTTCCCGTCAGGGGCGCTGGCAGGCTTTTTTCAAACCCGCAGGCTGGCACAGCGTCAGTCTGGCCGGGGGCAGCGGCCGCAGCCTTGAGGCCGCCATCCCTTCGCTGTGGCCCGAGGGCGCCGTCCCTTCGGCCTGGGCCCTGCTGCAACGCCTGGATGCCCGGACGTCGGGCATCGTCTGCGCCGCCGTGGCGGATGATGCGGGCGGCCTGGACGCCACGGTGCAGGATTTTCGCCAGGCCGAAGCCGGGGGGCGGTGCTGCAAAGGTTATCTGGCCCTGCTGTCCGGTTGTCTGGAGCAGGAGGCCTGCGTGCGCCGAGCCCTGGATATGGCGCAGCGCCGTGTGGTCCGTGTGCTGGATGCCGAGACCGCTGATGCCACCCGCTGGACCTGGTTCCGGCCCCTGTACCGCTGGCAGGGCGAGTCCTGCCGTGCTTTCGCCCGCGAACTGTGCCGGAGTTTTTCTTTGTCCATCCCCTCTTTGCCCGACAGTCTGACCCTGGCGGGCTGTACCATCCATCGGGGCGCCCGACACCAGATCCGGGCCCATGCCGCCGCTCTGGGCCATGCCTTGTGGCTGGATGGCCTGTATGCTTCCTCCCTGCCGCAGTCCTCAGAAGACGGGCAGGGATATTTTTTTCTGCACCACGGCGCCTTGCATCTGCCGGAGGCCCGCTGGCTGCTGCCGCCTGACTGGCTGCCGGAAGGGGAAATCGCAGCCGCAGGCCGGAAATGGCTTGAAAACGATTTCATGGACACCGTATAA
- the mnmE gene encoding tRNA uridine-5-carboxymethylaminomethyl(34) synthesis GTPase MnmE produces the protein MPTIAAIATAPGAGGIGIVRISGPQSREILSRMFSPASAKFSGFRPWVLHRGRALDHEGAPLDDVLAVFMPGPRTFTGEDVAEIHCHGGPFIVQAILETALRLGARAAERGEFSRRAFVNGRMDLSQAEAVAELIAAPSREALRYSLNRLDGLLGRKVTALRRRLEELRVQMSLAVDFPDEEVECLAPEAFAAVVEDVAAAVRGLLTGQRRAQVMQQGAVVVLAGAVNAGKSSLLNALLGRNRALVTDIPGTTRDFLEESCQLDGLPVRLTDTAGLRETDESVEEMGVALSRQKVRQADAILLLVDGGRLGPAGAAADFCPDEAVREVLEQAGDIPVLLVWNKVDLAEPAVWPPVWGHGRPCVRISASTGHNVDTLARRLRALLLDDGSHTPPSDGLAPNARQSLVLERALHELDALLADIAAGSPYDCCSVRLDAAAALLGEVTGLDSPEEVLNRVFSSFCIGK, from the coding sequence ATGCCTACCATCGCCGCCATAGCCACGGCTCCCGGTGCGGGGGGCATCGGCATCGTCCGCATCTCCGGGCCGCAGTCCCGGGAGATCCTTTCCCGCATGTTCAGCCCCGCGTCGGCAAAGTTCTCGGGCTTCCGGCCCTGGGTGCTGCACCGCGGGCGCGCCCTGGACCATGAAGGCGCGCCGCTGGATGATGTGCTGGCCGTGTTCATGCCCGGCCCGCGCACCTTCACCGGGGAAGACGTGGCCGAGATCCATTGCCACGGCGGCCCCTTCATCGTGCAGGCCATTCTGGAAACGGCCCTGCGTCTGGGGGCACGGGCCGCGGAGCGGGGCGAGTTCTCGCGCCGGGCCTTCGTCAACGGCCGCATGGACTTGAGCCAGGCCGAGGCCGTGGCCGAACTCATCGCCGCGCCTTCGCGCGAGGCCCTGCGCTACAGCCTCAACCGTCTGGACGGCCTGCTGGGCCGCAAGGTCACGGCCCTGCGCCGGCGTCTGGAAGAGCTGCGCGTGCAGATGAGCCTGGCCGTGGATTTTCCCGACGAAGAGGTGGAATGCCTCGCCCCCGAAGCCTTCGCCGCCGTGGTGGAGGACGTGGCCGCCGCCGTGCGCGGCCTGCTGACCGGCCAGCGCCGTGCGCAGGTCATGCAGCAGGGCGCCGTGGTGGTTCTGGCCGGTGCCGTCAATGCGGGCAAGTCCAGTCTGCTCAATGCCCTGCTGGGCCGCAACCGCGCCCTGGTCACGGACATCCCCGGCACCACGCGCGATTTCCTTGAGGAAAGCTGCCAGCTGGACGGCCTGCCCGTGCGCCTGACCGATACGGCGGGCCTGCGCGAGACCGACGAGAGCGTGGAAGAGATGGGCGTGGCCCTGAGCCGCCAGAAGGTGCGTCAGGCCGACGCCATCCTGCTGCTGGTGGACGGCGGCCGTCTGGGGCCTGCCGGGGCCGCTGCCGACTTTTGTCCCGACGAGGCCGTGCGCGAAGTGCTGGAACAGGCCGGCGACATCCCCGTGCTGCTGGTCTGGAACAAGGTCGATCTCGCCGAACCCGCCGTCTGGCCGCCTGTCTGGGGCCACGGCCGTCCCTGCGTGCGCATCAGCGCCAGCACCGGCCACAACGTGGATACCCTGGCCCGCCGTCTGCGGGCCCTGCTGCTGGACGACGGCAGCCATACGCCGCCCTCCGACGGGCTGGCCCCCAACGCCCGTCAGTCGCTGGTGCTGGAACGTGCCCTGCACGAGCTGGACGCCCTGCTGGCGGACATCGCCGCAGGCAGTCCTTATGACTGCTGTTCCGTCCGTCTGGACGCCGCGGCGGCCCTGCTGGGCGAGGTCACCGGCCTGGACAGCCCGGAAGAGGTCTTGAATCGCGTCTTTTCAAGCTTTTGCATCGGCAAGTGA
- a CDS encoding 3'-5' exonuclease: MNLESLRRRLSSDEINALPLCHYEGSIHLVRSLEDWEKALPDLQQEQVLGFDTETRPSFRKGRVNTPSLVQLATARAVYLVQLSWWPFGPELAGLLADPAVIKAGVAIGDDMRELARLYPFKPAGMVDLGMVARAHQLTTQGLRTLAANLFGQRISKGPQCSNWSVMELSKRQVIYAATDAWIGRAIYLRMRELGMTGEAA; the protein is encoded by the coding sequence ATGAATCTGGAAAGTCTGCGTCGCCGCCTGAGCAGCGACGAAATCAACGCCCTGCCCCTGTGCCATTACGAAGGGTCCATCCATCTGGTGCGCAGCCTGGAAGACTGGGAAAAAGCCCTGCCGGATCTGCAGCAGGAACAGGTGCTGGGCTTCGATACCGAGACCCGTCCTTCCTTCCGCAAGGGCCGGGTCAACACCCCTTCCCTGGTGCAGCTGGCCACGGCCCGGGCCGTGTATCTGGTGCAGCTTTCCTGGTGGCCTTTCGGGCCCGAATTGGCGGGCCTGCTGGCCGACCCCGCGGTCATCAAGGCCGGGGTGGCCATCGGCGACGACATGCGCGAGCTGGCCCGTCTGTATCCTTTCAAGCCTGCGGGCATGGTGGATCTGGGCATGGTGGCCCGGGCCCATCAGCTGACCACGCAGGGCCTGCGCACCCTGGCCGCCAACCTGTTCGGGCAGCGCATCTCCAAGGGGCCCCAGTGTTCCAACTGGAGCGTCATGGAGCTGAGCAAGCGCCAGGTCATCTACGCTGCCACCGATGCCTGGATCGGCCGCGCCATCTACCTCAGGATGCGCGAACTGGGCATGACCGGAGAAGCGGCGTGA
- a CDS encoding inorganic phosphate transporter has protein sequence MFEIPLLLILIVLVALVFDFTNGAHDCANAIATVVSTKVVTPRFAVGMAAALNLAGALLGTEVAKTLGAGLVLPEVVQGSHILVLAALLGAIFWNCLTWYFGIPSSSSHALIGGLVGAALAHAGPDALNFAGIVNKVLLPLVLSPLAGFGVGFLIMWLIYWIFARVMRSKVNRIFRKIQLVSAAFMATSHGLNDAQKTMGIITLALFIFGEIDEVAVPLWVKLACAMAMAAGTAIGGWKIVKTMGHRIFKLEPVHGFAAETSAALVISGASVLGAPVSTTHTISACIFGVGSTKRLSAVRWTVAGQLVTAWVLTLPAAATVGFCSYWLLHLIWN, from the coding sequence ATGTTTGAGATCCCTCTCCTGCTCATTCTGATCGTCCTTGTCGCCCTGGTATTCGACTTTACCAACGGCGCGCACGACTGCGCCAATGCCATCGCCACCGTGGTCTCCACCAAGGTGGTGACGCCCCGCTTTGCCGTGGGCATGGCGGCCGCCCTCAACCTGGCCGGGGCCCTGCTGGGCACCGAGGTGGCCAAGACCCTCGGGGCGGGCCTTGTTCTGCCCGAAGTGGTCCAGGGCAGCCATATCCTCGTGCTGGCGGCCCTGCTGGGCGCTATCTTCTGGAACTGCCTCACCTGGTATTTCGGCATCCCCTCGTCGTCCTCCCATGCGCTCATCGGCGGCCTGGTGGGTGCTGCCCTGGCCCATGCCGGGCCCGATGCCCTCAATTTCGCCGGTATCGTCAACAAGGTGCTGCTGCCGCTGGTGCTCTCGCCGCTGGCGGGCTTTGGGGTGGGCTTCCTCATCATGTGGCTCATCTACTGGATCTTCGCGCGGGTCATGCGCAGCAAGGTCAACCGCATCTTCCGCAAGATACAGCTGGTGTCCGCGGCCTTCATGGCCACCAGCCACGGCCTCAATGACGCCCAGAAGACCATGGGCATCATCACCCTGGCCCTGTTCATCTTCGGCGAGATCGACGAAGTGGCCGTGCCCCTGTGGGTCAAGCTGGCCTGCGCCATGGCCATGGCCGCCGGTACGGCCATCGGCGGCTGGAAGATCGTCAAGACCATGGGCCACCGCATCTTCAAGCTGGAGCCCGTGCACGGCTTTGCCGCCGAGACCTCGGCCGCTCTGGTCATCTCCGGGGCATCCGTGCTGGGCGCTCCCGTGAGCACCACGCACACCATCTCGGCCTGCATCTTCGGTGTGGGGTCCACCAAGCGCCTTTCCGCCGTGCGCTGGACCGTGGCCGGACAGTTGGTCACGGCCTGGGTGCTGACTCTGCCCGCTGCGGCCACCGTGGGCTTCTGTTCCTACTGGTTGCTGCATCTGATCTGGAACTAA
- a CDS encoding D-alanine--D-alanine ligase family protein — MKILLIAGGWSSEREVSLTGARGMQEALLKRGHAVTFFDLLENFDELLETARQHDFALINLHGSPGEDGLVQAMLEKAGCPYQGSGPSGSFLALNKAAAKQIFRMAGLPTADWEFLPVRPAEGWEPRLPWPLFVKTTTGGSSLRLGRATNRQELDALMDEIFAAGEGVLIEPQLPGKEITCGILGEEAMPPILIEPVAGDYFDYESKYASGGARELCPAPVSPAVTAEVQRLALAAHKALGLKGYSRADFILGPDDSLHLLEVNTLPGMTPTSLVPQEAAQLGMDFGQLLEKLIELGMEQHAKA, encoded by the coding sequence ATGAAGATTCTTTTGATAGCGGGCGGCTGGTCCAGCGAGCGTGAGGTCTCCCTGACCGGTGCCCGCGGCATGCAGGAAGCCCTGCTCAAACGCGGTCACGCCGTGACCTTCTTCGACCTGCTGGAAAATTTCGACGAGCTGCTGGAGACCGCCCGGCAGCATGACTTTGCCCTCATCAACCTGCACGGTTCGCCGGGCGAGGACGGTCTGGTGCAGGCCATGCTGGAAAAGGCCGGCTGTCCCTACCAGGGCTCCGGGCCTTCCGGTTCCTTCCTGGCCCTGAACAAGGCCGCCGCCAAGCAGATCTTCCGCATGGCCGGCCTGCCCACGGCCGACTGGGAATTCCTGCCCGTGCGTCCCGCCGAAGGCTGGGAACCGCGCCTGCCCTGGCCGCTCTTCGTCAAGACCACCACGGGCGGTTCTTCCCTGCGTCTGGGCCGTGCCACCAACCGGCAGGAACTGGATGCCCTCATGGACGAGATCTTCGCCGCCGGTGAAGGTGTGCTCATCGAACCCCAGCTGCCCGGCAAGGAGATCACCTGCGGCATCCTGGGCGAGGAAGCCATGCCGCCCATCCTCATCGAGCCCGTGGCGGGCGACTACTTCGACTACGAGAGCAAGTACGCCAGCGGCGGCGCGCGCGAGCTCTGCCCCGCGCCCGTTTCCCCGGCCGTCACCGCCGAGGTGCAGCGCCTGGCCCTGGCCGCCCACAAGGCCCTGGGCCTCAAGGGCTACAGCCGCGCCGACTTCATCCTCGGCCCCGACGACAGCCTGCACCTGCTGGAGGTCAACACCCTGCCCGGCATGACGCCCACCAGCCTCGTGCCGCAGGAGGCCGCCCAGCTGGGCATGGACTTTGGCCAGCTGCTGGAAAAACTCATCGAGCTGGGCATGGAACAGCACGCCAAAGCCTGA
- a CDS encoding 4Fe-4S dicluster domain-containing protein: protein MLDIFKERLHQKYRTLDFPRKAPGLSPRYMGRPEIAAGDCGSCRACLDVCPTGALRKLSPAEPGPAGETGGIALDMGRCLFCGACARACTAARGEGLIRFTKDYRVAAFAREDLIVTAQPRPLHKPRACNGLFSRSLKLREISAAGCNACEADTNVLGTLVYDLGKFGINFVASPRHADGILVTGPVSRNMREAVLATWAAVPEPRIAIAVGSCAISGGLFADSDECCGGLPPLCDVQLFVPGCPPSPWSILDGLLRLKSEKDVL, encoded by the coding sequence ATGCTGGACATCTTCAAGGAACGCCTGCACCAGAAATACAGGACGCTGGATTTCCCCCGCAAGGCGCCGGGCCTTTCGCCCCGCTACATGGGACGCCCCGAGATCGCGGCCGGGGACTGCGGCTCCTGCCGCGCCTGCCTCGACGTCTGCCCCACCGGGGCCCTGCGCAAGCTCTCGCCCGCCGAACCCGGCCCCGCCGGAGAGACCGGCGGCATCGCCCTGGATATGGGGCGCTGCCTGTTTTGCGGTGCCTGTGCCCGTGCCTGTACCGCGGCACGCGGCGAGGGCCTGATCCGCTTCACCAAGGACTATCGCGTGGCCGCCTTTGCCCGTGAGGACCTCATCGTCACGGCCCAGCCCCGGCCCCTGCACAAGCCCAGGGCCTGCAACGGCCTGTTCTCCCGCTCGCTCAAGCTGCGCGAGATCAGCGCCGCCGGCTGCAACGCCTGTGAAGCCGATACCAACGTGCTGGGCACCCTGGTCTACGACCTGGGCAAGTTCGGCATCAACTTCGTGGCCTCGCCCCGTCATGCCGACGGCATCCTGGTCACCGGCCCCGTGAGCCGCAACATGCGCGAAGCCGTGCTGGCCACCTGGGCCGCCGTGCCCGAGCCGCGCATCGCCATCGCCGTGGGCTCCTGCGCCATCTCCGGCGGCCTCTTCGCCGACAGCGACGAATGCTGCGGCGGTCTGCCGCCCCTGTGCGACGTGCAGCTCTTCGTGCCCGGCTGCCCGCCCAGCCCCTGGAGCATCCTCGACGGCCTGCTGCGCCTCAAGTCGGAAAAAGACGTGCTGTAA
- a CDS encoding GAK system CofD-like protein — MSVLLPALGPRLVFFTGGTALRGLSRSLTRYIHNSVHLVTPFDSGGSSAALREAFALPAVGDIRNRLAALADSMIPQSVLDFWEMRLPAEGDSEALRARLRAMGSAGHPCWRPLPSVMADVMRVHLGYFLERMPDDFRPQKASMGNLLLAGGYLHFQRNFTPVLSLFSRLLQVRGVVLPIVNACLHLAAELADGSVLVGQHHFCRLTQPVRRLYLTVHEPGRTSTALTPCRPPLSATAATYLQSAGAICYPMGSFYTSVLSNLLPDGVGRAVAAARCPKIYIPNSGKDTEAQGLTLTAQVDMLLRHLQQDAPQAGPGDLLHAVLLDSRHGRYPGGIEWKELERRGIEVVDREMVCPDDPQHHDPERASVALLELVEELRARERAPEAGTAAIPEEDA, encoded by the coding sequence GTGAGCGTCCTCCTGCCCGCCCTTGGTCCCCGGCTGGTCTTCTTCACCGGCGGTACGGCCCTCAGGGGCCTGAGTCGCAGTCTTACCCGTTACATCCACAATTCCGTCCATCTGGTGACGCCCTTCGATTCGGGCGGCAGTTCCGCCGCCCTGCGCGAAGCTTTTGCCCTGCCCGCCGTGGGGGACATCCGCAACCGTCTGGCCGCCCTGGCAGACAGCATGATCCCGCAGAGCGTGCTGGACTTCTGGGAGATGCGCCTGCCCGCGGAAGGAGATTCCGAGGCCCTGCGCGCCCGTCTGCGCGCCATGGGCAGCGCCGGGCATCCCTGCTGGCGTCCCCTGCCGTCGGTCATGGCCGATGTGATGCGGGTGCATCTGGGCTATTTCCTGGAGCGCATGCCCGATGATTTCCGCCCCCAGAAAGCCAGCATGGGCAACCTGCTGCTTGCCGGGGGCTATCTGCATTTCCAGCGCAATTTCACGCCGGTGCTGAGCCTGTTCAGCCGTCTTTTGCAGGTGCGCGGCGTGGTCCTGCCCATCGTCAATGCCTGTCTGCACCTGGCTGCCGAGCTGGCCGACGGCTCCGTCCTGGTGGGGCAGCACCATTTCTGTCGCCTGACCCAGCCGGTACGGCGCCTCTACCTCACGGTCCACGAACCGGGGCGCACTTCCACGGCCCTCACGCCCTGCCGTCCGCCCCTGTCGGCCACGGCGGCCACCTATCTGCAAAGCGCCGGGGCCATCTGCTATCCCATGGGCAGTTTCTACACCAGCGTGCTCTCCAATCTGCTGCCCGACGGCGTGGGCCGTGCCGTGGCCGCGGCGCGCTGCCCCAAGATCTACATCCCCAATTCCGGCAAGGATACCGAGGCCCAGGGCCTGACCCTCACCGCCCAGGTGGACATGCTGCTGCGTCACCTGCAGCAGGACGCGCCGCAGGCGGGCCCCGGCGACCTGCTGCATGCCGTGCTGCTGGACAGCCGCCACGGCCGCTATCCCGGCGGCATCGAATGGAAGGAGCTGGAACGGCGCGGCATCGAGGTGGTGGACAGGGAGATGGTCTGCCCCGACGATCCGCAGCATCACGATCCCGAACGAGCCTCCGTGGCCCTGCTGGAACTGGTGGAAGAGCTGCGCGCCCGTGAGCGTGCCCCGGAAGCGGGGACGGCCGCGATCCCGGAAGAGGATGCCTGA
- a CDS encoding DMT family transporter yields the protein MNPTLAAHAAAILTILIWGATFTSTKVLLQAFAPIEILFLRFLLGACALLLACPRLLHVRDRRREVTFALAGLCGVTLYFLLENIALSYSTASNVGVLVGISPFLTALLARIVLGESLHPGFFVGFVCAMSGIVCIAVNSNAVLRLNPLGDVLALLAALTWAFYSILTRKIGDYGYNTLQVTRRIFCWGLLFMLPTLPLSGFRWGLERLAQPEMLANLLFLGLGASALCFATWNFTIRILGAIKTSVYIYAVPVVSVITATLLLGERLTGLALTGMALIILGLVISEGRLPLRRKKA from the coding sequence ATGAATCCCACTCTTGCCGCCCACGCGGCCGCCATCCTGACCATCCTCATCTGGGGCGCCACCTTCACCTCCACCAAGGTGCTGCTGCAGGCCTTTGCGCCCATCGAGATCCTTTTCCTGCGCTTTTTGCTGGGGGCCTGTGCCCTGTTGCTGGCCTGCCCCCGCCTGCTGCATGTGCGTGACCGGCGCCGGGAAGTGACCTTTGCCCTGGCGGGCCTGTGCGGCGTGACCCTCTACTTTTTGCTGGAGAACATCGCCCTGAGCTACAGCACGGCGTCCAACGTGGGCGTGCTGGTGGGCATATCGCCCTTTTTGACGGCCCTGCTGGCCCGCATCGTCCTGGGCGAGAGCCTGCATCCCGGCTTTTTCGTGGGCTTCGTCTGCGCCATGTCCGGCATCGTCTGCATCGCCGTCAACAGCAATGCCGTGCTCCGGCTCAACCCGCTGGGCGATGTCCTGGCCCTGCTGGCGGCCCTGACCTGGGCCTTCTATTCCATCCTGACCCGCAAGATAGGCGACTACGGCTACAATACCTTGCAGGTGACGCGCCGCATCTTCTGCTGGGGCCTGCTCTTCATGCTGCCAACCCTGCCGCTGTCCGGATTCCGCTGGGGGCTGGAGCGTCTGGCGCAGCCCGAGATGCTGGCCAACCTGCTCTTCCTCGGCCTGGGGGCCTCGGCCCTGTGCTTCGCCACCTGGAATTTCACCATCCGCATCCTGGGCGCCATCAAGACCAGCGTCTATATCTACGCCGTGCCCGTGGTCTCGGTCATCACCGCCACCCTTTTGCTGGGCGAACGCCTGACCGGCCTGGCCCTTACCGGCATGGCCCTCATCATCCTCGGTCTGGTCATCTCCGAAGGCCGCCTGCCCCTGCGCCGCAAAAAAGCCTGA